A window from Candidatus Omnitrophota bacterium encodes these proteins:
- the pheT gene encoding phenylalanine--tRNA ligase subunit beta → MKVTYSWLKDFVDLKIAPVQLAEKLTMAGLEVVSLEEAGKDRIFEIEITSNRPDWLSVLGIAREVGAICGLKLKTVKLKETKIKAKDCLPVKISVSDKKDCPFYSARVICDVKVGSSPAWLKQRLESLGCRSVNNIVDITNYILFETGHPLHAFDLDVLNQKEINVRRGKTGEKIVTIDGQQKILGPEILVIADKDKPVAIAGIMGGKETEVTFKTRNILLESAVFNPILVRRGKQKLGLQSESAYRFERGVDLETAKTASLAAQELILKLAFGKPCTYKSIGALKLPNRVISLDAAYVNKVLGPAIPVIKIKQILSRLGLEVKAKTKNILIVKIPGFRQDLKEPVDLVEEIARIYGYAKIPQTIPAIRPGQNITDKRDVSCAVKNILSGLGLREVITYSLVDRALLSKSGINTGRNLLEILNPLSKEQEVLRLTLLPSLIRCLAHNLDQQQEIIKIFETADVFSAEADSVREEPCLGIALCGINSFLIKQGLIKDELTLLHLKGILEALFNRLGVRNFDFIRQDEHKINIVLGSEVAGFMLELSRQALDAFDIKNRRVILAELSLEKLFGHINLEKKFSNIPKFPAITRDISFVIKNEISVAALLSAIEAKGAPLLRQAKVTDYYQGKQIPQGFKGLTVSCIYRLDDRTLTEEEVNPLHGQICSLLKERFGLTLR, encoded by the coding sequence ATGAAAGTTACTTATAGCTGGCTAAAAGATTTTGTGGATTTAAAAATTGCGCCTGTTCAGTTGGCGGAGAAGCTGACCATGGCAGGCTTAGAAGTAGTTTCCCTGGAAGAGGCGGGCAAAGATAGAATCTTTGAAATTGAAATAACCTCAAACCGTCCGGACTGGCTCAGCGTTTTAGGGATTGCCCGGGAGGTTGGCGCGATTTGCGGCTTAAAACTTAAGACAGTCAAACTAAAAGAGACAAAAATAAAGGCTAAGGATTGCCTGCCGGTAAAAATTTCGGTTAGTGATAAAAAAGACTGCCCGTTTTACAGCGCCAGAGTAATTTGCGATGTTAAAGTCGGGTCGTCTCCTGCCTGGCTTAAGCAAAGATTAGAATCTCTTGGCTGCCGCAGCGTCAACAATATTGTGGATATTACCAATTACATTTTATTTGAAACCGGGCATCCCCTGCATGCTTTTGACTTGGATGTTCTAAACCAAAAAGAGATTAATGTGCGTCGGGGGAAAACCGGTGAAAAAATTGTTACGATCGATGGACAACAAAAAATATTGGGCCCGGAAATTTTAGTGATTGCCGATAAAGATAAGCCGGTGGCTATCGCCGGGATTATGGGAGGCAAAGAAACCGAAGTAACTTTTAAGACGCGCAATATCTTACTTGAATCTGCGGTATTTAACCCTATACTTGTGCGCCGGGGAAAACAAAAACTGGGTTTACAGTCCGAATCCGCTTATCGATTTGAAAGAGGAGTGGATTTAGAAACTGCCAAAACTGCTTCTTTAGCCGCGCAAGAGTTAATCTTAAAACTAGCCTTTGGTAAGCCTTGTACCTACAAAAGCATAGGGGCGCTTAAGTTGCCCAATCGCGTAATTAGCCTGGATGCGGCTTATGTCAATAAAGTGTTGGGCCCGGCTATCCCCGTGATTAAGATTAAGCAAATCTTAAGCCGGTTAGGGTTGGAGGTAAAAGCCAAAACCAAAAATATCCTGATTGTAAAGATCCCCGGTTTTCGCCAGGACCTTAAGGAGCCGGTAGATTTGGTTGAGGAGATTGCCCGGATTTATGGATATGCAAAAATTCCCCAGACCATTCCGGCGATCAGGCCGGGCCAGAATATTACCGATAAAAGAGATGTTTCCTGCGCAGTAAAGAATATATTAAGCGGTTTGGGTTTACGCGAAGTAATTACTTACAGCCTGGTTGACCGGGCCCTGCTTAGCAAATCCGGAATCAATACCGGCAGAAATTTGCTTGAAATTTTAAACCCTTTAAGCAAAGAGCAGGAAGTCCTGCGTTTGACTCTTTTACCCAGCCTTATCCGCTGCCTGGCGCATAATTTAGACCAGCAGCAGGAGATTATAAAAATTTTTGAGACAGCCGATGTATTTTCCGCGGAAGCTGATTCCGTCCGGGAAGAACCTTGTTTGGGTATAGCCTTATGCGGAATTAATTCCTTCCTGATTAAACAGGGATTGATTAAAGATGAGCTAACCCTTTTGCATTTAAAAGGCATATTAGAGGCCTTGTTTAACCGGCTGGGAGTCAGGAATTTTGATTTTATCCGCCAGGATGAGCATAAAATAAATATTGTCCTTGGTTCAGAAGTTGCGGGTTTTATGCTGGAGCTAAGCCGGCAAGCCCTGGATGCTTTTGACATTAAAAACAGGCGGGTTATTTTGGCCGAGCTTAGTTTAGAAAAATTATTCGGCCATATAAATTTAGAAAAAAAATTTTCCAATATTCCCAAATTCCCGGCAATTACCAGGGACATCAGTTTTGTGATTAAAAATGAAATCTCGGTCGCGGCCCTGCTTTCGGCAATCGAGGCAAAAGGCGCCCCGTTGTTACGGCAGGCCAAGGTTACGGATTATTATCAAGGCAAACAAATACCGCAAGGTTTTAAAGGACTGACCGTATCCTGTATTTACCGCCTGGATGACCGCACGCTGACCGAAGAAGAGGTCAATCCTTTACACGGCCAGATCTGCTCTTTATTGAAAGAGCGTTTTGGCCTGACATTGCGCTAG
- the pheS gene encoding phenylalanine--tRNA ligase subunit alpha, producing MDINLIQTQIESDLAAITTASALEEVRVKYLGRKGLLAELTGSIPSLPVEQRGAFGKEVNALKNKLSNLIEEREKVLKNSGSVLNKENLDLGMPGIAQELGGIHPITRIIDEICSIFTRMGFSVVQGPEIETEYNNFTGLNIPLEHPSRDAFDTFYLKNYSKLLLRSHTSPVQVRVMKAHRPPLAVIVPGRVYRPDAVDASHLFMFHQIEGFLVDENIKFSDLKGILGLFVKSVFGPDIKMRFRPHFFPFTEPSAEVDISCIICKGKGCSVCGRKGWLEILGAGMIHPNVFKQVGYNPKKYTGFAFGMGVERIAMLKYGINDIRLFFENDLRFLKQF from the coding sequence ATGGATATTAACCTTATTCAAACGCAAATAGAAAGTGATTTAGCCGCCATTACTACCGCCTCTGCCTTAGAAGAGGTACGGGTCAAATACCTGGGCAGGAAGGGGTTGTTGGCAGAGCTGACTGGTTCAATACCCAGCCTTCCGGTTGAACAACGCGGAGCTTTTGGTAAAGAGGTCAACGCTTTAAAAAACAAACTCTCAAACCTTATTGAAGAAAGAGAAAAGGTTTTAAAAAATAGCGGTAGTGTTTTAAACAAAGAAAATTTAGACCTGGGGATGCCCGGGATTGCCCAGGAGTTGGGCGGTATCCACCCGATTACCCGGATTATCGATGAAATTTGCTCTATATTTACCCGTATGGGTTTTTCGGTTGTCCAGGGCCCGGAAATTGAAACCGAATATAATAATTTTACCGGATTAAACATCCCATTAGAACATCCTTCACGCGACGCTTTTGACACTTTTTACCTGAAAAATTATTCCAAGCTTCTCTTGCGCAGCCATACCTCTCCGGTGCAGGTACGCGTGATGAAGGCGCATAGACCGCCGTTAGCCGTCATTGTCCCCGGAAGAGTCTACCGGCCGGACGCGGTGGATGCCAGCCACCTTTTTATGTTCCATCAGATCGAAGGGTTTCTGGTTGATGAAAATATAAAGTTTTCCGATTTAAAAGGGATTTTGGGACTTTTTGTAAAGAGCGTTTTTGGGCCGGATATCAAAATGCGCTTTCGGCCCCACTTTTTCCCTTTTACCGAACCCTCGGCAGAGGTAGACATCTCTTGTATTATCTGTAAGGGCAAGGGGTGTTCTGTCTGCGGCAGGAAAGGGTGGCTGGAGATTTTGGGAGCAGGTATGATCCATCCGAATGTCTTTAAGCAGGTGGGCTATAATCCCAAAAAATATACGGGGTTTGCTTTTGGTATGGGAGTGGAAAGAATCGCCATGTTAAAATACGGTATCAATGATATAAGGTTATTTTTTGAAAACGATTTAAGGTTCTTAAAGCAATTTTAA
- a CDS encoding DNA-binding protein, whose amino-acid sequence MKNKFKPFLIILLFILIFGPQAAFSQGLSSSELLKNAKQYDGKLITYSGEVIGDVMFRGEFAWVNINDGDNAIGAWMSGILAKEINFTGTYKSRGDTLEVTGIFHRACLEHGGDLDIHVQTLRKLAGGKMVNQKTDFLKVKLILILCGALFLIWILTLFKRK is encoded by the coding sequence ATGAAAAACAAGTTCAAGCCATTCTTAATAATCCTGCTTTTTATTTTGATTTTTGGCCCGCAGGCCGCTTTTTCCCAAGGTTTAAGCAGCAGTGAACTGCTTAAAAATGCCAAGCAGTATGATGGAAAGTTAATTACCTATTCCGGTGAAGTAATTGGCGATGTAATGTTCCGCGGTGAATTTGCCTGGGTAAATATAAATGACGGCGACAATGCCATCGGCGCCTGGATGAGCGGGATTTTAGCAAAAGAAATAAACTTTACGGGCACCTACAAATCCCGGGGAGATACTTTGGAGGTGACCGGCATATTCCATCGCGCTTGCCTTGAACACGGCGGAGATTTGGATATCCATGTTCAAACATTACGTAAGCTGGCCGGCGGCAAGATGGTTAATCAGAAAACTGATTTTCTTAAAGTAAAATTAATTCTTATTTTATGCGGAGCGCTATTTTTAATATGGATATTAACCTTATTCAAACGCAAATAG